The proteins below come from a single Pleuronectes platessa chromosome 3, fPlePla1.1, whole genome shotgun sequence genomic window:
- the LOC128437422 gene encoding B-cell receptor CD22-like — translation MFTTNQPTWSLTGFAGVTLSVTDPQLQVHVRRSTANPSSTWTELTCHSRCQLPDHLSYVWYNNNKPVGRKKYFHLRHFNAEDSYHCAIEGQESFPSPTVYAPKPPSVSVSPSGEIMEGSSVTLTCSSDANPAANYTWYKRRGDKQVQRLREETQFVLSSIRSSDSGEYYCTAENELGRSSVNIFITVTCE, via the exons atgttcacaacaaaccaacctacttggagtttaactggttttgctggagtcactctgtctgtcacag accctcagctccaggtacatgtgaggagatcaacagccaatccatcttctacctggacagagctgacctgtcacagcaggtgtcagctccctgatcatctttcctacgtttggtacaataacaataaacctgttggacgaaaaaaatactttcacctccgacactttaatgctgaagacagctatcactgtgctatagaaggacaggagagtttcccttctcctacagtgt atgctccaaagcctccctctgtgtcagtgagtccctctggtgagatcatggagggcagctcagtgactctgacctgcagcagtgatgctaacccagcagctaactacacctggtacaagagaagaggagataaaCAAGTTCAACGTCTCAGGGAAGAGACACAATTTGTCCTCAGCTCCATCCGGTCGTCAGACTCTGGAGAGTATTActgcacagctgagaatgagCTGGGAAGGAGTTCAGTAAACATCTTTattactgtgacatgtgagtga